The Camelina sativa cultivar DH55 chromosome 18, Cs, whole genome shotgun sequence DNA window GGTCTTTCCAAGCACTTCAGCTTCATTCGCTATGGCACTGAGCTTTGAGCTAAACTTCACTATTGTTTCATCTGGAGCCATNNNNNNNNNNNNNNNNNNNNNNNNNNNNNNNNNNNNNNNNNNNNNNNNNNNNNNNNNNNNNNNNNNNNNNNNNNNNNNNNNNNNNNNNNNNNNNNNNNNNNNNNNNNNNNNNNNNNNNNNNNNNNNNNNNNNNNNNNNNNNNNNNNNNNNNNNNNNNNNNNNNNNNNNNNNNNNNNNNNNNNNNNNNNNNNNNNNNNNNNNNNNNNNNNNNNNNNNNNNNNNNNNNNNNNNNNNNNNNNNNNNNNNNNNNNNNNNNNNNNNNNNNNNNNNNNNNNNNNNNNNNNNNNNNNNNNNNNNNNNNNNNNNNNNNNNNNNNNNNNNNNNNNNNNNNNNNNNNNNNNNNNNNNNNNNNNNNNNNNNNNNNNNNNNNNNNNNNNNNNNNNNNNNNNNNNNNNNNNNNNNNNNNNNNNNNNNNNNNNNNNNNNNNNNNNNNNNNNNNNNNNNNNNNNNNNNNNNNNNNNNNNNNNNNNNNNNNNNNNNNNNNNNNNNNNNNNNNNNNNNNNNNNNNNNNNNNNNNNNNNNNNNNNNNNNNNNNNNNNNNNNNNNNNNNNNNNNNNNNNNNNNNNNNNNNNNNNNNNNNNNNNNNNNNNNNNNNNNNNNNNNNNNNNNNNNNNNNNNNNNNNNNNNNNNNNNNNNNNNNNNNNNNNNNNNNNNNNNNNNNNNNNNNNNNNNNNNNNNNNNNNNNNNNNNNNNNNNNNNNNNNNNNNNNNNNNNNNNNNNNNNNNNNNNNNNNNNNNNNTTGAAACTGATCAGGTTTTTGATCGGCCTGAAAAGCAATGCTTTTAGATGGTTTGACTTTGTCTTCATCAGCTTCCATTTCTTCAGATTTTAGTAACCCGACCAGTTCAGCAAAAGTCATTGACTCAGTGTTCCCAGCTACCCTCATTACAGCCTTGTGAGCAGCAAATTTGGCTGGAAGACACCTCAACAGTTTCTTCACCAGTTTTTGATCCTTGTAGGTCTTTCCAAGCACTTCAGCTTCATTCGTTATGGCACTGAGCTTTGAGCTAAACTTCACTATTGTTTCATCTGGAGCCATCTTCAGACACTCAAACTGAGTAGCTAACATATCAAGTCTCGTTCTCTTAACACTTGACGTTCCTTCATGAGATTGTTGGAGAATATCCCAGGCTTGTTTTGTAGACTTGCATCCTTGAATGAGTTTGAACCCATCTTCATCCACACCAGAGAAAATGGCATTCATGGCTCTTGCATTAAATTTTGACAGATTCTTCTCGTCAATCGTCCATCTGGCCttaggttttgaaattttaactcCATCTTCTGTTGTATCAAACGGAGgttcccatccttcttcaaTAGCTGTCCATGCATCTTCTCCTTGGCCTCTGATGAGTTGTGTCATTCGAACTTTCCAATTTCCATATCTCTTAGTATCCAGCATGATGTTTTTACTTGTGCTTGTACCATCAGTATTTGGTTCCATAACTTAGGATCTAACCTGTGTAGAGACGACAATCTCAGATCGGTttcccgctctgataccaattgaaataaCTAGAACCGTGAATACTACTACAAGTACACCAGGAAAACAATAAACTGAGCTTTATTAAGACTTTCTCAAACAACTATATTACAAGCTTGTTTGATCAGTTTTATGCAACACCACAACAACTGGTTTGCCACTGAACCAATTCTAATCTACCCAACCTTACCTGCACAGCAACAACTATGCTCTCTCTTTATTCACTCACCAATGAAACCTCAAGCAATATTGTTCTTCTTGCTTAGatctaaacacacacacttttctctctataaAAGTGGTAACCGCACAAAGATGTgaaatgcttctcttttatagACAGCAACAATCTTCACCATACTCTTCTTTATCCAGCAAGTCATCCTATGCACCATGTCCTTCAAGAACCTCTCTTTGTCCAATGAGTCATAGGAGAACCCTCATCATTATGTTGATTTCAACACTCCACTTGCTTGAAACTTCCAACAAACACCTTTTAGGCTGACACCTTTTTCGCCCATGCTCAGCATCTCCACGCTCGATGCACCGCACTGTCTTCAAGGTGTTGTGCTGGCAAAGAAACCTTGACACTTTCCCGCTTCGTCTGAAGTCCTTCAGGTACATTTTGCGATAGCTTGTAACTCGTAcagatcctctgtttctttaaaGAGAGCCTCGGTGGTTGCGCGAAAGAGAAGAGACGGCTAGGGCGAAGTCAGTTTTTTGCTCACGCAAAAAAATAGTATGGATGGTTATACCGACAATAGCTTTTATGCGTTCTACAATTCAATAAATTCCCATGCTAAGAAACCAACaaatactaatataaatttgagtATCTGTAATTGTTTTTGCTTTAAATATGGAATTAGAATGAACGATCGAAATAGAAAATCACATATACTTTGTTGTACGAACTACGAAGGTCACTTTGAAACGGAAGGGGTCCATTTAGGAAGAAACAAGACATTGCGATGAGTACGGGACCCGCGTGGTGACAACTCAACGGACCATTGGGACATAAAACACAGAAATGACAACGAAGTTGAGTGCGTGGGAATCCGACGTCGAANNNNNNNNNNNNNNNNNNNNNNNNNNNNNNNNNNNNNNNNNNNNNNNNNNNNNNNNNNNNNNNNNNNNNNNNNNNNNNNNNNNNNNNNNNNNNNNNNNNNNNNNNNNNNNNNNNNNNNNNNNNNNNNNNNNNNNNNNNNNNNNNNNNNNNNNNNNNNNNNNNNNNNNNNNNNNNNNNNNNNNNNNNNNNNNNNNNNNNNNNNNNNNNNNNNNNNNNNNNNNNNNNNNNNNNNNNNNNNNNNNNNNNNNNNNNNNNNNNNNNNNNNNNNNNNNNNNNNNNNNNNNNNNNNNNNNNNNNNNNNNNNNNNNNNNNNNNNNNNNNNNNNNNNNNNNNNNNNNNNNNNNNNNNNNNNNNNNNNNNNNNNNNNNNNNNNNNNNNNNNNNNNNNNNNNNNNNNNNNNNNNNNNNNNNNNNNNNNNNNNNNNNNNNNNNNNNNNNNNNNNNNNNNNNNNNNNNNNNNNNNNNNNNNNNNNNNNNNNNNNNNNNNNNNNNNNNNNNNNNNNNNNNNNNNNNNNNNNNNNNNNNNNNNNNNNNNNNNNNNNNNNNNNNNNNNNNNNNNNNNNNNNNNNNNNNNNNNNNNNNNNNNNNNNNNNNNNNNNNNNNNNNNNNNNNNNNNNNNNNNNNNNNNNNNNNNNNNNNNNNNNNNNNNNNNNNNNNNNNNNNNNNACCTTTTAGGCTGACACCTTTTTCGCCCATGCTCAGCATCTCCACGCTCGATGCACCGCACTGTCTTCAAGGTGTTGTGCTGGCAAAGAAACCTTGACACTTTCCCGCTTCGTCTGAAGTCCTTCAGGTACATTTTGCGATAGCTTGTAACTCGTAcagatcctctgtttctttaaaGAGAGCCTCGGTGGTTGCGCGAAAGAGAAGAGACGGCTAGGGCGAAGTCAGTTTTTTGCTCACGCAAAAAAATAGTATGGATGGTTATACCGACAATAGCTTTTATGCGTTCTACAATTCAATAAATTCCCATGCTAAGAAACCAACaaatactaatataaatttgagtATCTGTAATTGTTTTTGCTTTAAATATGGAATTAGAATGAACGATCGAAATAGAAAATCACATATACTTTGTTGTACGAACTACGAAGGTCACTTTGAAACGGAAGGGGTCCATTTAGGAAGAAACAAGACATTGCGATGAGTACGGGACCCGCGTGGTGACAACTCAACGGACCATTGGGACATAAAACACAGAAATGACAACGAAGTTGAGTGCGTGGGAATCCGACGTCGAATTCCAACCATCTCTTCTCTTATCCATCATCGTACGGTTACTATTCATCTTGAATCAAATAGATCCGATTTCACATTATTGATAACGACGACTGCAACtcattcatttatatataagttgacAGCTTAACCGATACATTATCGGTGGAGTGGCTAAACGAGCTTAGTGATTATTTCGGACTATAGTTATAGACTTTAGGCTAcaagagttttgttttatacttCCCAAGTTTTTTCTGTGGTTGTACAATTAATTACCTCAATATAAAACTACAATTTTGATTAGTAaaagttattgtttttttcgtAAGATATTATACAGTCAAAATATACAAATGTTAGATTATTTGgtaaatatgtttaaatatgattagtagtatttttatcaaaaccatCCAAAACATTAGTATTTTCGACCAATAaaaaataactctttttttttgaagtagtACTCTCAACAAGTCTTGAAGAGAGATCGTAACACACTATCATCAGTTTATGTACTTTCCCAATACCTTTATCAAACTACTAATTATGTagagaaaattttaataatatgcGTACTGTATGTAGAATTTTTGTTCAcattataaaaatgaatttaaacgGCGGCTTTATGTCTGTTCCAAATCACGTTCCGAATTGGTTTTCACATTATTCTTATTCATACCaccattttgttttaaaaataattaaatattaaataaaataatatgagatCGAGGTCACAACAAGAattgtgtctctctctctgctcccaCATTCCCATGTATATATACAGATGCTTGGCTTTTCCTTTTGCTTCACTTTTACTTTCTACTCGTATCCATCATTCTCTCTCTGATCTCAAGAAACAATCTCAATCTCCCAACACATAAACACTACTAACACTCATTACTCTTCAAGCAGCTTCTCAGATTCATCAGCTCTTATGGATCATTTGTTACAAAACCAGGTAAACTACAATTCAAGATCCACAAATTCTAACTTCTTGATGGGTTTTTGTTTGTCTATATATTAGAATCTTGAtgcgttttttttgtttcttttttcttattgaaGGATGTGTTTGGGAATTATAACAAAGCAAGAGAAGCCATGGGAGTATCATATTCATCAAACCCAACACAATCAGATGATCAGGATCAGAAGAAACGTTCGGCTGCAGCGACAAGGCCACAGCCACCGGAGCTAGCTCTGAGGTGTCCACGTTGTGACTCAACAAACACAAAGTTTTGTTACTACAACAACTACAGCCTCACTCAGCCTCGCTACTTCTGCAAATCATGCCGGAGATACTGGACTAAAGGCGGAACCCTGAGGAACATCCCCGTCGGAGGAGGCTGCCGGAAAAACAAACGGTCCACATCTTCGGCTACAAGAAGCCTCAGAACCACCCCAGAACCGGCGTCCCACGATGGGAAAGCATTCTCCGCGGCGAGTTTCGGTGGGTATAGTAACAATGAACAGATTGATCTCAGCTTAGCCTTTGCCTTGCTGAACAAACAACCTCCGGGGAGTTCTGCACATCTAGGGTTTCCTTCGGAATTCAGTAGCTCTCATCAGTCTGACATGGAGAGTGTGTTTGGGACAAGCCAACAAAAGGGGAATACTGGTTATGCGTTTGGAAACGGGAGTAGCGGTTTGGATATTGGGATGGGTGATTCAAGCAGGGTCTTGTGGGGGTTCCCATGGCAGATGAATGGAGAGAGCTTTGGGATGATGAACATAGGAGTGGGTGGTGGNNNNNNNNNNNNNNNNNNNNNNNNNNNNNNNNNNNNNNNNNNNNNNNNNNNNNNNNNNNNNNNNNNNNNNNNNNNNNNNNNNNNNNNNNNNNNNNNNNNNNNNNNNNNNNNNNNNNNNNNNNNNNNNNNNNNNNNNNNNNNNNNNNNNNNNNNNNNNNNNNNNNNNNNNNNNNNNNNNNNNNNNNNNNNNNNNNNNNNNNNNNNNNNNNNNNNNNNNNNNNNNNNNNNNNNNNNNNNNNNNNNNNNNNNNNNNNNNNNNNNNNNNNNNNNNNNNNNNNNNNNNNNNNNNNNNNNNNNNNNNNNNNNNNNNNNNNNNNNNNNNNNNNNNNNNNNNNNNNNNNNNNNNNNNNNNNNNNNNNNNNNNNNNNNNNNNNNNNNNNNNNNNNNNNNNNNNNNNNNNNNNNNNNNNNNNNNNNNNNNNNNNNNNNNNNNNNNNNNNNNNNNNNNNNNNNNNNNNNNNNNNNNNNNNNNNNNNNNNNNNNNNNNNNNNNNNNNNNNNNNNNNNNNNNNNNNNNNNNNNNNNNNNNNNNNNNNNNNNNNNNNNNNNNNNNNNNNNNNNNNNNNNNNNNNNNNNNNNNNNNNNNNNNNNNNNNNNNNNNNNNNNNNNNNNNNNNNNNNNNNNNNNNNNNNNNNNNNNNNNNNNNNNNNNNNNNNNNNNNNNNNNNNNNNNNNNNNNNNNNNNNNNNNNNNNNNNNNNNNNNNNNNNNNNNNNNNNNNNNNNNNNNNNNNNNNNNNNNNNNNNNNNNNNNNNNNNNNNNNNNNNNNNNNNNNNNNNNNNNNNNNNNNNNGGGGGTAGCTATTTTATGAAATGGTTAATGAAGTATAGAGATATATTAGGGCTTCTTCGAAGAGTTTGAAACTTTGCAAAATGGGGTTGGTTGGGGTAGGTTTTTTTCGGTGTATGTTCTAAattgttgagtttttttatttgtatgttcactatgttttgacttttgaatgaAACATTTCCTTTgttgttataattttgaaattctgGTTTCTAAGAGGAACGACAAAATCTTATTTTGTTGATGGAAGAAAGAATAATTCACTATAGTGGAATTGTGTGTTCAAACCCTAATTATTTCTCTCACTGAAACCTTATCATTATTCTCACCTATAAAATTCTGACCTCTAGAGGCTTCTTAACTAATGGCTCGGTCAATGACGTTGATCTTTATACTTAATTGATTTAGTGACGCAAAGAATCAATCTTAGTAATGTTCTATATaagttttggtttaatgttgacTAGTTAGTGCTATATTAGAACTTTAATCAATATAACTAGACAGTATTATAAGATAAAGATAATCGAAAGTGTAAGCTCTCAATAGTTTTGAAATGTATATATTGAATATGTACCGGGTGAGAATGTAAGACCAGAATTGATGACTTAAGCAAAGATGAAAGATCTCACCTAACCTAATTTTGCTTACATAGGCTAATTATACACTTGAGAGagaatgttttatatataaaatatctttgttggttggttggtaGTTTATTTCTTTACACATAGAAACacgtgtttttgtgtttaattatgtatatacaaacATTCACACCacatttatatgttttattgtCCACTGTCGACAATTCTTTTGACATTCTCTATTTTGTTCCTTGTACAGTAAAAACATCTCGTTTGTTTGTTGGACAGATAGTCAAAAAGTACACTACTAATAAGGATTTAGGTTAAGTTTGTGTTCACGCGTCCGAAAAAGAACGGATTAATTAGTGGATAGAACAGTGAGACAATGGGTGAATGAAAAAAAGTAGAAGTTTAAGTAAGGATGAAGGAACATATATCATTCTatagaaaaatcagaaacagCAAGTTATCTTTATCTATCTCCTCCATAGAGTCTAATTTTCATTCTTTAGGGCCCATTAGGCCAAGGCCCAGAGATAATTCTTGTCCTGCTACGTGAACCAGAGGGTTTCATGTTTATGAACATTAACAACAGTTACTACCTCTACCTAGTTGCACAATGAcatacttttttagttttagtaatCTTCTTCCTGGAGAAACGTAACATAATAGTAAAATTACGACAACTTAGCTTAAATCTTTCCAACAAGTATTTTTTCCAGAGCATAGTTCTCAGACTACTACTAATTCACATCAATACCGGAGTCACAGGAGTTGCTCTTATAATCCAACTCCAAATCGACGGTACCTGAGAAGCAGAAACCGAGATGGGCAAAGCAATAGTCAGTTTCTTACTCTCTTGAGAGAAACATAGACAGCAAGAGATAAATAACTTAAGAAGATAATACCTAATTATATAAGTCATTCCCCAGCTATTTCTGAGGCTTCTTCCACAAAACACCAATTTTCTTGAGCACatttccattcttcttcttcgtcaactcATCGTCAATATCCTCAGAGTAAGGAGAGTTCGTNNNNNNNNNNNNNNNNNNNNNNNNNNNNNNNNNNNNNNNNNNNNNNNNNNNNNNNNNNNNNNNNNNNNNNNNNNNNNNNNNNNNNNNNNNNNNNNNNNNNNNNNNNNNNNNNNNNNNNNNNNNNNNNNNNNNNNNNNNNNNNNNNNNNNNNNNNNNNNNNNNNNNNNNNNNNNNNNNNNNNNNNNNNNNNNNNNNNNNNNNNNNNNNNNNNNNNNNNNNNNNNNNNNNNNNNNNNNNNNNNNNNNNNNNNNNNNNNNNNNNNNNNNNNNNNNNNNNNNNNNNNNNNNNNNNNNNNNNNNNNNNNNNNNNNNNNNNNNNNNNNNNNNNNNNNNNNNNNNNNNNNNNNNNNNNNNNNNNNNNNNNNNNNNNNNNNNNNNNNNNNNNNNNNNNNNNNNNNNNNNNNNNNNNNNNNNNNNNNNNNNNNNNNNNNNNNNNNNNNNNNNNNNNNNNNNNNNNNNNNNNNNNNNNNNNNNNNNNNNNNNNNNNNNNNNNNNNNNNNNNNNNNNNNNNNNNNNNNNNNNNNNNNNNNNNNNNNNNNNNNNNNNNNNNNNNNNNNNNNNNNNNNNNNNNNNNNNNNNNNNNNNNNNNNNNNNNNNNNNNNNNNNNNNNNNNNNNNNNNNNNNNNNNNNNNNNNNNNNNNNNNNNNNNNNNNNNNNNNNNNNNNNNNNNNNNNNNNNNNNNNNNNNNNNNNNNNNNNNNNNNNNNNNNNNNNNNNNNNNNNNNNNNNNNNNNNNNNNNNNNNNNNNNNNNNNNNNNNNNNNNNNNNNNNNNNNNNNNNNNNNNNNNNNNNNNNNNNNNNNNNNNNNNNNNNNNNNNNNNNNNNNNNNNNNNNNNNNNNNNNNNNNNNNNNNNNNNNNNNNNNNNNNNNNNNNNNNNNNNNNNNNNNNNNNNNNNNNNNNNNNNNNNNNNNNNNNNNNNNNNNNNNNNNNNNNNNNNNNNNNNNNNNNNNNNNNNNNNNNNNNNNNNNNNNNNNNNNNNNNNNNNNNNNNNNNNNNNNNNNNNNNNNNNNNNNNNNNNNNNNNNNNNNNNNNNNNNNNNNNNNNNNNNNNNNNNNNNNNNNNNNNNNNNNNNNNNNNNNNNNNNNNNNNNNNNNNNNNNNNNNNNNNNNNNNNNNNNNNNNNNNNNNNNNNNNNNNNNNNNNNNNNNNNNNNNNNNNNNNNNNNATATCCTCAGAGTAAGGAGAGTTCGTTTGATTATAGTTCCCGTTGTTTCCAGCAGACAGCATGGCGGTAGCTGCTTCAGCAGCTTTTCTCCATTGGTTTGATTGAACTTTAAGCTTCCTGAGTTCTGTTTCCATTTCCGAGTTTGAAGTTTGAGTAGCCTCTAGTTGCTCCGTGACTCTAACTGCTCTCTTGCTACTCTTGTCAGCCTCTTCCATTGCAATCCCTAGCTTCATGAATGCATCTTGTACATCTGTCTCCCTCTTGTGGATATCTGACTTCAGTGTCTCGTTCTCATCTGATACAATCTGGAGTTCTGTCTCTTTATCCATCAAATCTGCCTTTAAATTCTCGATCGCCTCCCTTAGTTTCTTCAGCTCAGATTCAACATCTATCTCTTTCTGGTTCTTTATCAATTTTTGGCATAGGTTGTCTCTATCCTCTGAAATAAACTGTAGTTCTGTTNTAATGTTCTATATaagttttggtttaatgttgacTAGTTAGTACTATATTAGAACTTTAATCAATATAACTAGACAGTATTATAAGATAAAGATAATCGAAAGTGTAAGCTCTAAATAGTTTTGAAATGTATATATTGAATATGTACCGGGTGAGAATGTAAGACCAGAATTGATGACTTAAGCAAAGATGAAAGATCTCACCTAACCTAATTTTGCTTACATAGGCTAATTATACACTTGAGAGagaatgttttatatataaaatatctttgttggttggttggtaGTTTATTTCTTTACACATAGAAACacgtgtttttgtgtttaattatgtatatacaaacATTCACACCacatttatatgttttattgtCCACTGTCGACAATTCTTTTGACATTCTCTATTTTGTTCCTTGTACAGTAAAAACATCTCGTTTGTTTGTTGGACAGATAGTCAAAAAGTACACTACTAATAAGGATTTAGGTTAAGTTTTGTGTTCAAGCGTCCGAAAAGAACGGATTAATTAGTGGATAGAACAGTGAGGCAAACTCATTTTTAACTATGGGGTCTCGGATCTTCGTATTTGATCAATGGGTGAATGAAAAGTATAAGTTTAAGTAAGGATGAAGGAACatatattttgacccaaaaaaaaagaaaaaaaggaacataTATCATTCTATAGAAAAATCAGAAACTGCAAGTTTATCTTTATCTATCTCTTCCATAGAGTCTAATTTTCATTCTTTAGGGCCCATTCCCAGAGATAATTCCTGTCCAGCTATGTGAACCAGAGGGTTTCATGTTTTTGAACATTAACAACAGTTACTTCCTCTACCTAGTTCCACAATGAgacttttagttttagaaatCTCCCTCCTGGAGAAACGTAACATAATAGTAAAATTACCACAACTTAAAATCTTTCGAACAAGTATTTTTCCAGAGCATAGTTCTCATACTACTACTAATTCACATCAATACCGGAGTCACAGGAGTTGCTCTTATAATCCAACTCCAAATCGACGGTACTTGAGAAGCAGAAACGGAGATGTGCAAAGCAATAGTCAGTTCCTTGCTCTCTTTAGAGAAACATAGACAACAAGAGATAAATAACTTTAGAAGATaatacctaattttttttttgtcgtcttgAAGATAATACCTAATTATATTAGTCATTCTCCAGCTATTTCTGAGGCTTCTTCCACAAAACACCAATTTTCTTGAGCACatttccattcttcttcttcgtcaactcATCATCGATATCCTCAGAGTAAGGAGAGTTCGTTTGATTATAGTTCCCGTTGTTTCCAGCAGACAGCATGGCGGTAGCTGCCTCAGCAGCTTTTCTCCATTGGTTTGATTGAACTTTAAGCTTCCTGAGTTCTGTTTCCATTTCCGAGTTTGAAGTTTGAGTAGCCTCTAGTTGCTCCGTGACTCTAACTGCTCTCTTGCTACTCTTGTCAGCCTCTTCCATTGCAATCCCTAGCTTCATGAATGCATCTTGTACATCTGTCTCNNNNNNNNNNNNNNNNNNNNNNNNNNNNNNNNNNNNNNNNNNNNNNNNNNNNNNNNNNNNNNNNNNNNNNNNNNNNNNNNNNNNNNNNNNNNNNNNNNNNNNNNNNNNNNNNNNNNNNNNNNNNNNNNNNNNNNNNNNNNNNNNNNNNNNNNNNNNNNNNNNNNNNNNNNNNNNNNNNNNNNNNNNNNNNNNNNNNNNNNNNNNNNNNNNNNNNNNNNNNNNNNNNNNNNNNNNNNNNNNNNNNNNNNNNNNNNNNNNNNNNNNNNNNNNNNNNNNNNNNNNNNNNNNNNNNNNNNNNNNNNNNNNNNNNNNNNNNNNNNNNNNNNNNNNNNNNNNNNNNNNNNNNNNNNNNNNNNNNNNNNNNNNNNNNNNNNNNNNNNNNNNNNNNNNNNNNNNNNNNNNNNNNNNNNNNNNNNNNNNNNNNNNNNNNNNNNNNNNNNNNNNNNNNNNNNNNNNNNNNNNNNNNNNNNNNNNNNNNNNNNNNNNNNNNNNNNNNNNNNNNNNNNNNNNNNNNNNNNNNNNNNNNNNNNNNNNNNNNNNNNNNNNNNNNNNNNNNNNNNNNNNNNNNNNNNNNNNNNNNNNNNNNNNNNNNNNNNNNNNNNNNNNNNNNNNNNNNNNNNNNNNNNNNNNNNNNNNNNNNNNNNNNNNNNNNNNNNNNNNNNNNNNNNNNNNNNNNNNNNNNNNNNNNNNNNNNNNNNNNNNNNNNNNNNNNNNNNNNNNNNNNNNNNNNNNNNNNNNNNNNNNNNNNNNNNNNNNNNNNNNNNNNNNNNNNNNNNNNNNNNNNNNNNNNNNNNNNNNNNNNNNNNNNNNNNNNNNNNNNNNNNNNNNNNNNNNNNNNNNNNNNNNNNNNNNNNNNNNNNNNNNNNNNNNNNNNNNNNNNNNNNNNNNNNNNNNNNNNNNNNNNNNNNNNNNNNNNNNNNNNNNNNNNNNNNNNNNNNNNNNNNNNNNNNNNNNNNNNNNNNNNNNNNNNNNNNNNNNNNNNNNNNNNNNNNNNNNNNNNNNNNNNNNNNNNNNNNNNNNNNNNNNNNNNNNNNNNNNNNNNNNNNNNNNNNNNNNNNNNNNNNNNNNNNNNNNNNNNNNNNNNNNNNNNNNNNNNNNNNNNNNNNNNNNNNNNNNNNNNNNNNNNNNNNNNNNNNNNNNNNNNNNNNNNNNNNNNNNNNNNNNNNNNNNNNNNNNNNNNNNNNNNNNNNNNNNNNNNNNNNNNNNNNNNNNNNNNNNNNNNNNNNNNNNNNNNNNNNNNNNNNNNNNNNNNNNNNNNNNNNNNNNNNNNNNNNNNNNNNNNNNNNNNNNNNNNN harbors:
- the LOC104763601 gene encoding dof zinc finger protein DOF5.3-like: MDHLLQNQDVFGNYNKAREAMGVSYSSNPTQSDDQDQKKRSAAATRPQPPELALRCPRCDSTNTKFCYYNNYSLTQPRYFCKSCRRYWTKGGTLRNIPVGGGCRKNKRSTSSATRSLRTTPEPASHDGKAFSAASFGGYSNNEQIDLSLAFALLNKQPPGSSAHLGFPSEFSSSHQSDMESVFGTSQQKGNTGYAFGNGSSGLDIGMGDSSRVLWGFPWQMNGESFGMMNIGVGVKTSRLFVGQIVKKYTTNKDLG